The Girardinichthys multiradiatus isolate DD_20200921_A chromosome Y, DD_fGirMul_XY1, whole genome shotgun sequence genome has a window encoding:
- the LOC124864781 gene encoding protein phosphatase 1 regulatory subunit 29-like, whose product MQRTLPISVLLPLILSSLLFFSCLPDMANGDCWLIEGDKGYVWLAICSQNQPPYETIPQHINNTVHDLRLNENKLKAVLFSSMYRFTNLTDLNLTKNEISYIEDGAFAGQANLQVLQLGYNKLTNITEGMMRGLGRMQCLFLQHNLIEVVASNAFWECPSLSSIDLSSNKLARIDPSTFTVPSRLMVCELAANPFHCGCDLLGFLFWLESFNNVSHTYDRLQCETPREMFGYPLLSPFASSHAGRNAKNILYHRCRDGVMIPGMTSLPPDLDGPSGIGPEMFGGVGPYYQSTPSSSSTDDSLSPSIKLHHVSSSSASVIIKIPTPYSKMYILTQYNNTLVSDVTNLKLTIQKITLDKLRPNNNYTFCVGSIRNSQRYNNTCLQFTTRGQSPDNMLPTPSTTTHYIMTIVGCLFGMLIVIGIVYYCLRKKRMHDEKKKSISVKKTILEMRYGPDVAAAVANDPSAVQKLQEQSREHHQYQHHHSGKLSTSSSSGLLHSANTTSSRLSSIPQVEKMASAFSEAMAISKGNYMDVRTGGAGMERVGDGVHGRRRGDDLRDDDGTDLGDDSDDDGHGSASEISTIAMEVDKVNQIINNCIDALKLDAAAVAASGTSINLTASSNPTSPPPPSSSSLAHGLIPRGPETCQVIAPNKIPPPPPLPALNTPLSERQGISGGGFVVTPPYRHPPPVTATCPIQRQMSADAAVVMANAVKNQSSTTSCGSTGRDRERGGTRVYSLDVPEPRSPDACNQQQPQYPDRASPVGCGEPLERLSLIGSGSCGGGGGCDSGGDGAQHQDSQKSHHYHQQQQIQQQQQQQQQLEVQQDYHCSEHRHSVPALYYQGSHHGSPAQRVSFLKPLTRSRRDAASYSQLSPARQHSSYSGYSSSPEYSSESSLRIWERFRPYRKGPRDEACYVTAGNALRKKVQFAKGEDLHDILDYWKGVSAQQKL is encoded by the exons ATGCAGCGTACTTTACCCATCTCTGTTCTCCTCCCTCTTATACTTTCTtcccttctgtttttttcctgtcttcCCGACATGGCCAATGGGGACTGCTGGCTTATTGAAGGGGACAAAGGCTATGTTTGGCTAGCTATATGCAGTCAGAATCAGCCTCCCTATGAGACTATCCCCCAGCACATCAACAACACAGTCCATGACTTGAGactgaatgaaaacaaactgaaagctGTGCTTTTCAGTTCTATGTACCGCTTCACGAACTTGACTGACCTAAACCTAACGAAGAATGAAATCAGCTATATCGAGGATGGCGCCTTTGCAGGACAAGCCAATTTACAG gtCCTTCAACTAGGTTACAACAAGTTGACGAATATCACTGAAGGCATGATGAGAGGGCTTGGCCGCATGCAGTGCCTCTTCTTACAGCACAACCTCATTGAAGTTGTTGCAAGCAATGCATTCTGGGAGTGTCCCAGTCTCAGCAGCATCGACCTGTCATCCAACAAACTTGCCCGCATCGACCCATCCACATTCACAGTTCCCAGTCGCCTGATGGTATGTGAACTGGCTGCAAATCCGTTCCATTGTGGTTGCGATCTTCTTGGCTTCCTGTTCTGGTTAGAGTCCTTCAACAATGTGTCACACACTTATGACCGCCTCCAGTGTGAAACACCCAGGGAAATGTTTGGCTACCCTTTACTGAGTCCTTTTGCTTCAAGCCATGCTGGTCGCaatgccaaaaacattttgtatcaTCGCTGCAGAGATGGCGTGATGATTCCAGGAATGACGTCTCTACCACCCGATCTTGATGGTCCATCTGGAATTGGGCCTGAGATGTTTGGTGGTGTTGGGCCATACTACCAGTCCACCCCTTCTTCTTCATCTACAGATGACAGCTTGAGCCCAAGCATTAAGCTCCATCATGTTTCTTCGTCATCAGCCTCTGTCATTATAAAGATTCCAACACCATACAGCAAAATGTATATTCTTACACAATACAATAACACACTGGTGTCTGATGTCACCAATTTGAAATTGACTATACAAAAGATAACACTCGACAAGCTCAGGCCTAACAACAACTACACCTTCTGCGTAGGGTCTATTCGTAACTCTCAACGTTATAACAACACCTGTCTCCAGTTTACTACTCGTGGCCAAAGTCCGGACAATATGCTCCCCACACCCTCAACCACTACTCACTACATAATGACCATTGTAGGCTGCCTGTTTGGCATGCTCATTGTTATAGGAATTGTCTACTACTGTCTTCGTAAAAAACGTATGCATGATGAGAAGAAAAAGTCAATCTCTGTCAAAAAAACTATACTGGAAATGCGTTACGGGCCAGACGTGGCGGCAGCAGTAGCAAATGATCCATCAGCAGTGCAAAAGCTTCAGGAGCAGTCCAGGGAGCATCACCAATATCAGCATCACCATAGTGGAAAACTGTCCACATCCTCAAGCTCTGGACTGCTACACTCTGCAAATACAACCTCCTCTAGACTTTCCTCTATCCCGCAAGTGGAAAAGATGGCCTCTGCTTTCTCCGAAGCCATGGCTATAAGTAAAGGAAACTATATGGATGTGAGAACTGGAGGGGCAGGGATGGAAAGAGTGGGGGATGGTGTTCATGGCAGGAGAAGGGGCGACGACCTGAGGGATGATGACGGAACTGATCTTGGCGATGACTCAGACGATGATGGACATGGCTCTGCCTCAGAGATCTCCACTATTGCCATGGAGGTGGACAAAGTTAACCAGATTATTAACAACTGTATTGATGCCCTTAAACTTGATGCAGCAGCAGTCGCTGCTTCAGGCACTTCGATTAACCTCACAGCTTCCTCCAATCCCACCTCCCCACCACCACCCAGTTCATCCTCCCTTGCTCATGGCCTAATCCCAAGAGGGCCCGAGACATGTCAGGTCATTGCTCCAAACAAAATACCGCCTCCTCCACCCCTACCTGCATTAAACACTCCTCTGTCAGAGCGACAAGGGATAAGTGGTGGGGGCTTTGTTGTCACTCCCCCATACAGGCACCCCCCCCCAGTTACAGCTACATGTCCTATTCAACGGCAAATGAGTgcagatgcagctgttgttatGGCCAATGCTGTCAAGAATCAGAGCAGTACCACATCTTGTGGCTCCACAGGTCGAGACAGAGAACGAGGAGGTACTCGAGTGTATAGTCTGGATGTTCCTGAACCAAGAAGCCCAGATGCCTGTAACCAACAACAGCCACAGTACCCAGACCGGGCCAGTCCAGTGGGATGTGGAGAGCCGCTGGAGAGACTGTCCTTAATAGGGAGTGGGAGCTGTGGGGGTGGTGGTGGTTGCGACAGTGGTGGTGATGGTGCCCAACATCAGGACAGCCAGAAGTCACATCATTACCATCAGCAACAACAgatacagcagcagcagcagcagcagcagcagctggaagTGCAGCAGGACTACCACTGCTCGGAGCACCGCCATTCTGTCCCAGCTCTCTACTACCAAGGGTCACACCATGGCTCCCCAGCCCAGCGCGTTTCTTTTCTAAAACCTCTGACGCGATCCCGCAGGGACGCAGCATCCTATTCCCAGCTTTCCCCTGCCCGCCAACACTCCAGTTACTCTGGATACTCTTCTAGCCCAGAGTACTCATCAGAGAGTTCATTACGTATCTGGGAGCGATTTCGTCCATACCGAAAAGGGCCTCGTGATGAGGCCTGTTACGTGACAGCTGGAAATGCTCTTCGAAAGAAGGTACAGTTTGCTAAGGGTGAGGACCTGCATGACATCCTTGATTATTGGAAGGGTGTCTCTGCTCAGCAAAAGTTGTAA